Below is a window of Oryza brachyantha chromosome 10, ObraRS2, whole genome shotgun sequence DNA.
aataggaaaaaaaatccggcATACACCAGCAGCACCAGCTCTCTTGTTTCACTGCCACTTGATGAGCACATCTTTTTTcaccttcaattttttttttcaccgcgCCTTTCTTGCAACATGCCACAGTAGATCGAGCAGTAGTACACATAgccaaacaattttttttaccgaggTGTAACAACCACAAGTTCACAACAACGGCATCATCATTTTTGCACATATATACCCTTGTCTTCCATTTTTAACCGCGAGAGCGAGGTGTTATTACCGCTCCTCTCCTATTTCGTTTTTCACCGCACCAAAGTTTGTTTTTAACCCTCTCCATGAACCCTCGCCAATGGAGGGTTCCTTATTAAATTTACCAcaacaaatcaataaattaCCACaccaccaatttttttttgtttttgacacTAGCTAGAGAGAGACCACTGTAATTAACACAAGAACGAATCAAGAAATGGATGCTACTGTACAAGCTCTTGCTAGGACATGCATGCAGCGACGATCTGTGATGGGCATCATGCAAGCTAGGAGGAATTGAAATGGCGGTTTCGATCTGGCATGGAGATGCATGTAGCTGCTTAGCTTGCATGAGGAATCAATGGAGGAAATGCCGGAGAAAGAGAATTCTTGAGGTTTTAGGTTTTTGAGGTGTTTGAGATATGGACGAGCATGGAGGCGATCGACAGGTAGGTAGGTAGGTAGATACAAATGGTAGAAGagacggaggaggaagaagaagatgccATTGACGCTCAGGGAGGTATGCATGTgtaggggagagagagagagagagtcacCGGGTGTTTGTCTGATGGATGGATCACTGGACCATTGCCAAGAAAGATCCGGTTGTTGTCGTAGCGGCCGCCGTGCCGGGAGCGGCGGTGCCCGGCGGGttgccggcggccgcggaggccgcggcgTTCGGCCTGACGACGttctggtggtggcggtgcggcggcggcggcggctgctggtgctggtgctggtgctgccTCTGGAACTGGATCTCGTACTGCATTTTGttgccgtcgacgtcgtcttcgtcgtcgtcctcctcgtcgtcgtagtcgtcctcgtcgtcctcgtccatgttgtcgctgtcgccgccgccgtccgttCGGCCGAAGGCgttgttcgccgccgccgccgcctccgcctgcgGCTGCCTCTGCTCCATCATCTCCTTCATGATGTCCTCTGGCTTTAAATGCGCAGCGTTACGCAATCAGCATTGGATCACCAAAAACGAACAGCACCGTACCACGACGTACGCGCCAAATCTAATCTCTACGGCCACACGGAGAATGCACACGACGCCGTGCCTAGCTTTAGCTTAccttcttcgccgccgcgccgctcaaGAACTtgttgccggcggcgacgctgcCGTTGCTCGCCTGCGTTTGCATGCCCCCggagccgcctccgcctccctcggacgacgcgccgccgccgttgccttTCGTGCCGCCCCCGTTCCCGTTTGTGCTGGTGCCGTTCTTGGTCACGGGCTGGATGAGCTGTGGCGGCGGTGACTGCGAGATCGGCGCCGCCAgtgtcaccgccgcctccgcgtgCTCCGGCGGTGGGAgtgccggcgcggcgccgccgccgccggaggagttGAGCGCCGCCTTGTTGCGGTAGAGCGCGTCGAGCTGGTGGAAGTAGGGGCAGGTCTTGGAGTCCTCGGGGCGCTTCTTGTTGCTCTCCTTGACCTTCTTGAAGTACTTGTTGATGTTCTCCCACTTCTCCTTGCATCTCTTCGAGCTCCGGCTGTAGCCCAGCCGCCGCATGCCGGCGGAGATCTCCTCCCAGAGCGGGCCCTTCGGCCCGGCCTCCTGGTACCGGTTGTCCAGGTTGCTCCGCAGCTGGATCAGCGCGTGCACCTCCGCCTTGGGccaccgcgacgacgacggctgcccgccgccgccggacccGTCGTATCCCgaaccgccgcccgccgcgtcgTGCGGCTCGGCTGCGGGCGTCATGACAATGTCCATACTGctttgctgctggtggtggtgttgaGGCTGCGGCGTCGCGGGCAATGGCGACTTGGTCTGCGGCGAGGGCTGGGGCTGCGAGTGGGATGATgccagtggtggtggtggtggtggctgcgacgatggtggcggtgcagctggcgcggcggaggcgatgggCGCGGGGTGAGGCGGctgcgacggcgccggcggaggcatGACGGTGATGGCGGGCGCGGGGATGGACGGCATTGGGATGGTCTGCCCGGTGATCTTCTGTATGAAGGAGACGACGGCTGCGTCGCGCGAGGCCGCCATGGCGCGCTCCTGCGCGAGGATCTCCTGCTCCCGCGAGAGCCGCGCCATctcctgccgccgccatgcctCCTCGCGGATCATGCGGTCCTGCTCCCGCTTCTCGATGGCCTCCAGGAAGCGTTGCTGCATCGCCTCCTGCCGCTCCATCACCTGCTTCATCAACCCCTCGAAGAACTTCATCATcttcccgctcccgccgccgccgccgcccgcggcggcgccaccctCCGACagcctcttcctcttccctcgctcgtccgcgccgcctcccatGTCCTCCGTGCCCTCGTCGTCGGAATCCTCCTCATCAGAGTAATCCTCCGTGTTGGACGTCGAGAAGCTCATCACGTTCCCCATCATCGCCACCGGCGCCAcgggcggcggctcggcgggGGCGCGCACGGCCGACGGCCCCGCCACCCCGGAAACCCCagcagccgtcgccggcggggcgAGCGACGTCACCGGTACaggagccaccgccgccgctcccgcaaccccggcgccggagccggtGCCGTGCAGCGCCTCGAGCTGCGTGAAGAACCGGTACGTCTTGCCGTCGttgcggccggcgcggctctCCTTGGTGCGCTTGTAGTATTTGTGCACGTTCTCGAACTTCTCCTTGCACTTCTTGGCGCTTCTCCGGTAGCCCTCCTCCGCCAGCTTCCTGCACCCAACCACCACGACGCCATGAACACACAGCAACAGCAAGAAGCTCGTCAATGGCGACCAGTACCACCAAAATTGCACAGATAattgcaggaaaaaaaacacacacgcaTGAAACTGTAACCCTCACACAAAAGTTGCATGCATGTAGTAGAATTTTACTCGATTTGGGCACCCATTGGAAAAGATAAAGAAAGgcacatatatgcatacatgcaGCAATAGCTAGGATGAATCAAATCCCAAGAAGAGAATGCTGCGCAGGAGTAAAAATTCCATCTTTTTCCAGTGCTTGTGCAAAAGAACGCATTTTTTTTCGCTCAATTTTGCTTGCAAAATTCAGAGGCTGAGGAGACAGAATGGAATTGATGCCTCCGGATCTGAAGCGTATGGGTGTATGTACTGCCATCTTGATAAGAGATGGGCATGAAAAAATTTCTTGGAAAGGTGAGGAAGGAGAGTGATAtctgtattattttaaaatggaaaaGAAGTCACTGTGCTCGTGAAGGATGGTTAAggaaaaagtgaaaaagaagTGTTTTTTAGCCGGGTAATTAATTGACTGAGCGTAACCAAAATCACACCAGCCGGCTCTGGACGCCGCCGAGATTTCATGCAGCATTTCGCCGACGAGAATTcagccacggcggcgccggcgagcaatTCTTGGGGCTCATGGCGTTGAATTTTACCTGGAGACCTCCTCCCAGAGCGGGCCCTTGAGGGTGGCGTCCCGGAAGGCGGCGTCCATGTCCGACCGGATCTTGAGCAGCGCCAGCGTCTCCTGCCGCGGCCACCGGTtgccccccgcgccgccgctggcgccctcctcgccgaccgccgcagccgccagCGCCTCGGCGTCGAACCCcccggcgctgccgccgccgacgccgccgggcGCGCCGAGCTCGTCGTACTGCTGCCCCGGTGGCGGCCGGCTGCTGATGGGCGACGGCGCCTCCGCCATGGAGATCCGCTGCCCGCCTCCCCCGGCCGGCGAGAATGGCgacatctccgccgccgccgcctgcacgCCGAATTGCTGCAccgctccccctcctcctccccctcccccttgctgctgctgctgcatgctactacctccccctccccctcctcctcctcctccccccacccACACTCGTGCACGCCGCCGAGTGTTACCACTGGGGAATGGAGGTGATAGAATGATCAGTACATCAGGAGTAGAGGTGAAAAGGATAGCatgagagacagagagagaaacccaagaagaaaaaaaaggaagaagaggcagcagcagcaactagCAAGACAAGGagaagaagcacaagaaagggaggaaagaaagaaacaccAGTACAAGAAGAAGCctggcaaaaaagaaaaaatactcctgcaactgcaagaggagggacgaagaagaagaggaggcagcagaggaaaaaagaattaaGATACCATCACTAAGCCTGCAATAAATAATACTGGatggatgagagagagagagagaagcatcatcagcagcagcagcaggaggagaaTATGATAGCtgtgaagagagagagagagaggaggaagaagaagtgAAAGTTGAGAAATGTTGAGTACAGAGagagagtagagagagaggagagagatgcgTGTGCTtgctgaagatgaagatgatgaggGAGATGATGCGGgagataaaaacaaacaagatgCTGCGCTGTcaggggagagagggagctTTACCCTGCCTAATGCTTAAGTTAAAAACCGAAAggacagaggagggagagagagaggagtgtAGGGATGGTGTAGAGAGAGAAACAGGTGAAAGGGGAGTAGGAAACTGTGGGATGAGAGAGAAAGGTGAAGGCTTGTAATAAAAGGGAGAGGAGCACAAATACCTCTACAAAAACTCCCTCTACCTCAATCCCCATGGGGGGAATATATTGGATTCTGTGATTGATCATCATCGTCATCTGCTAGTCGGTTATTTTTCACCCTGGATATTTAGTCTTATGTTATGAGCAAAAATTCACTGTCTTTTTCTACTCTTTTTCTacgttttttctcttttttatttgtatatgtaAACAGgagataattttctttttgtaaaaacaacaCCTGAGTTTGAGCCAATTGGTTTCACTGATGACCAGTACCAAGCTAAGGACCATTGGAGTATCCAAAGGGGCAGTAGAAACAATTACAGCAAGAAATGGCATAACTTTTGCATCAGCAAcagcccaaaaaaaaaactcattacAAAACCAAGATCAAATCCCcctccccccaaaaaaaagtttacatGAGAACAAAATTAGTTAGGAGGattggagaaaaaacaaaacaaaacaaaattaataaaggAGTAGTAGagtgaggaggag
It encodes the following:
- the LOC121055525 gene encoding trihelix transcription factor GTL1-like isoform X1, producing the protein MQQQQQGGGGGGGGAVQQFGVQAAAAEMSPFSPAGGGGQRISMAEAPSPISSRPPPGQQYDELGAPGGVGGGSAGGFDAEALAAAAVGEEGASGGAGGNRWPRQETLALLKIRSDMDAAFRDATLKGPLWEEVSRKLAEEGYRRSAKKCKEKFENVHKYYKRTKESRAGRNDGKTYRFFTQLEALHGTGSGAGVAGAAAVAPVPVTSLAPPATAAGVSGVAGPSAVRAPAEPPPVAPVAMMGNVMSFSTSNTEDYSDEEDSDDEGTEDMGGGADERGKRKRLSEGGAAAGGGGGGSGKMMKFFEGLMKQVMERQEAMQQRFLEAIEKREQDRMIREEAWRRQEMARLSREQEILAQERAMAASRDAAVVSFIQKITGQTIPMPSIPAPAITVMPPPAPSQPPHPAPIASAAPAAPPPSSQPPPPPPLASSHSQPQPSPQTKSPLPATPQPQHHHQQQSSMDIVMTPAAEPHDAAGGGSGYDGSGGGGQPSSSRWPKAEVHALIQLRSNLDNRYQEAGPKGPLWEEISAGMRRLGYSRSSKRCKEKWENINKYFKKVKESNKKRPEDSKTCPYFHQLDALYRNKAALNSSGGGGAAPALPPPEHAEAAVTLAAPISQSPPPQLIQPVTKNGTSTNGNGGGTKGNGGGASSEGGGGGSGGMQTQASNGSVAAGNKFLSGAAAKKPEDIMKEMMEQRQPQAEAAAAANNAFGRTDGGGDSDNMDEDDEDDYDDEEDDDEDDVDGNKMQYEIQFQRQHQHQHQQPPPPPHRHHQNVVRPNAAASAAAGNPPGTAAPGTAAATTTTGSFLAMVQ
- the LOC121055525 gene encoding trihelix transcription factor GTL1-like isoform X2; translated protein: MQQQQQGGGGGGGGAVQQFGVQAAAAEMSPFSPAGGGGQRISMAEAPSPISSRPPPGQQYDELGAPGGVGGGSAGGFDAEALAAAAVGEEGASGGAGGNRWPRQETLALLKIRSDMDAAFRDATLKGPLWEEVSRKLAEEGYRRSAKKCKEKFENVHKYYKRTKESRAGRNDGKTYRFFTQLEALHGTGSGAGVAGAAAVAPVPVTSLAPPATAAGVSGVAGPSAVRAPAEPPPVAPVAMMGNVMSFSTSNTEDYSDEEDSDDEGTEDMGGGADERGKRKRLSEGGAAAGGGGGGSGKMMKFFEGLMKQVMERQEAMQQRFLEAIEKREQDRMIREEAWRRQEMARLSREQEILAQERAMAASRDAAVVSFIQKITGQTIPMPSIPAPAITVMPPPAPSQPPHPAPIASAAPAAPPPSSQPPPPPPLASSHSQPQPSPQTKSPLPATPQPQHHHQQQSSMDIVMTPAAEPHDAAGGGSGYDGSGGGGQPSSSRWPKAEVHALIQLRSNLDNRYQEAGPKGPLWEEISAGMRRLGYSRSSKRCKEKWENINKYFKKVKESNKKRPEDSKTCPYFHQLDALYRNKAALNSSGGGGAAPALPPPEHAEAAVTLAAPISQSPPPQLIQPVTKNGTSTNGNGGGTKGNGGGASSEGGGGGSGGMQTQASNGSVAAGNKFLSGAAAKKRTS